In one window of Meiothermus sp. DNA:
- a CDS encoding ABC transporter ATP-binding protein, whose protein sequence is MNIFWHLLGKHKAGFLRLLAVSSLVSGAEALLHPLMLKWLFDEAVVTQDFRRFGLLGLAYLAVGLGLVALFWAVSLWQKAFVNRVVLEVEGRLLAQALRLDWRDFSREGAGALVSRVHQDVLEGLAPAVSLLVAVARQALATLAFLGVLVYLSWQATLALAMLVPPLLWVAQRVGTRVRRAAEDEREGEARYLEVLSQSLKAFRALRGLPRLLPPTLAANREALGAYLEGTYRSHRLMEAQQAWSDVFMNLANTLALVVGGYFVLVRVLSFGGYLAFVNAFWRAVDNTFSLLRRVPEFHRHAQVLERVHGLLSSAPAPCGRPSAEARLEGVRLAYAGGALLELPRVEIRPGERLLLVGPNGAGKTTLLHVLSGYLAPQRGEVELPARVAALTAPPELPPLTVRELVPDAGLRRELGLEGLEDRRPEALSSGQRQRAAIGVLLCEEADLYLLDEPLANLDLESREGVLELILRRTAGKALVVVLHGDEALHSRFDRVVELAGPQVLDSR, encoded by the coding sequence ATGAACATCTTTTGGCATCTTCTGGGAAAGCACAAAGCGGGCTTCTTGCGCCTGCTGGCGGTTAGCAGCCTGGTGAGCGGGGCCGAGGCCCTGCTCCACCCGTTGATGCTCAAGTGGCTCTTCGACGAGGCGGTGGTCACGCAAGACTTCCGGCGCTTCGGGCTCCTGGGGCTTGCCTACCTTGCCGTGGGACTGGGCCTGGTTGCTCTGTTCTGGGCCGTCTCGCTCTGGCAGAAGGCCTTCGTCAACCGGGTGGTGCTCGAGGTGGAGGGGCGGCTGCTGGCCCAGGCCCTCCGCCTCGACTGGCGAGACTTCAGCCGCGAGGGAGCCGGGGCCTTGGTGAGCCGGGTTCACCAGGACGTCCTCGAGGGGCTGGCCCCTGCGGTTTCCCTCTTGGTTGCCGTGGCCCGCCAGGCCCTGGCGACCCTGGCCTTCCTGGGGGTGCTGGTGTACCTGTCGTGGCAGGCTACCCTGGCCCTGGCGATGCTGGTCCCGCCGCTACTGTGGGTCGCGCAGCGGGTCGGGACGCGGGTTCGCCGGGCTGCCGAGGACGAGCGGGAGGGGGAGGCCCGCTACCTCGAGGTTCTCTCCCAATCGCTCAAGGCCTTCCGGGCCCTACGCGGCCTACCCCGTCTTCTCCCCCCGACTCTGGCCGCCAACCGGGAGGCCCTGGGCGCCTACCTCGAAGGCACCTACCGCAGCCACCGGCTGATGGAGGCCCAACAGGCCTGGAGCGACGTGTTCATGAACCTGGCCAACACGCTCGCGCTGGTGGTGGGCGGCTACTTCGTCCTGGTCCGCGTGCTGAGCTTCGGCGGGTACTTGGCCTTCGTCAACGCCTTCTGGCGGGCGGTAGACAACACCTTTTCCCTGCTGCGCAGGGTGCCCGAGTTCCACCGCCACGCGCAGGTCCTCGAGCGCGTCCACGGGCTGCTCTCCTCCGCACCCGCCCCCTGCGGGCGGCCGTCCGCCGAAGCCCGACTCGAGGGGGTGCGGCTGGCCTACGCGGGCGGGGCCCTGCTGGAGCTGCCGCGGGTGGAAATCCGCCCGGGTGAGCGCCTACTGCTCGTAGGACCCAACGGCGCGGGCAAGACCACCCTGCTGCACGTGCTGTCGGGGTATTTAGCCCCCCAGAGGGGTGAGGTGGAGCTGCCCGCGCGGGTGGCCGCGCTCACCGCTCCCCCCGAGCTGCCGCCCTTGACGGTGCGCGAGCTGGTTCCCGACGCCGGGCTCCGCCGGGAACTGGGGCTGGAGGGCCTGGAGGACCGCCGCCCGGAGGCCCTGTCCTCGGGGCAGCGGCAGAGGGCCGCCATCGGCGTGCTGCTTTGCGAAGAGGCCGACCTCTACCTTCTGGACGAGCCCCTGGCCAACTTGGACCTCGAGAGCCGCGAGGGGGTGCTCGAGCTCATCCTGCGCCGGACCGCGGGAAAGGCCCTGGTCGTGGTACTGCACGGGGATGAGGCACTGCACAGCCGCTTCGACCGGGTGGTGGAGCTGGCGGGCCCGCAGGTGCTGGACTCCCGGTAG